Proteins encoded in a region of the Paenibacillus pedocola genome:
- a CDS encoding response regulator transcription factor, whose translation MHKVLLVDDESWNRDIVRTFGAWEALGLEIAGEAEDGQEALRLVSELTAQIIITDMRMPGTDGVMLMNELHARFPEIKVIVISGYDDFKYAQSAIRYGAMDYLLKPIDPAELNAVLRKCVKELEEAFSIPGDYALDLGVSFSLAQHKQVMKVHFNELNSEGVSSVLDAVGKELEQAGAGKPGALRQAAGEMLLLLKELMHGNGLEDDGLVTELPQEVLQSGSSMIAFLKGLYTAGLEQLIGQRKFKNKLNLDEVRQYIDAHFAEAVTLEALARAFFVSKEYLSKVFKLEYGCNVTDYILHLRMEKAKAWLAEESIPIKTVAELSGYEDVGYFYRVFKKHYGIAPGEMRKQGSSLKMSNPKG comes from the coding sequence ATGCATAAAGTGCTGCTGGTGGATGATGAGAGCTGGAACCGTGATATTGTGCGGACGTTCGGAGCCTGGGAGGCCCTTGGGCTGGAAATAGCCGGCGAAGCAGAGGACGGCCAGGAGGCGCTGCGGCTTGTAAGCGAGCTGACAGCGCAGATTATTATTACCGATATGCGCATGCCCGGTACGGACGGCGTAATGCTGATGAATGAGCTGCATGCACGGTTCCCTGAGATCAAAGTGATCGTGATCAGCGGATATGACGATTTCAAATATGCGCAGAGCGCAATCCGCTACGGGGCAATGGATTATCTGCTGAAGCCGATCGACCCGGCGGAATTGAATGCTGTGCTGCGCAAATGCGTCAAGGAGCTGGAAGAAGCATTCAGTATACCGGGGGATTACGCTCTGGACCTGGGTGTATCCTTCTCGCTGGCACAGCACAAGCAGGTGATGAAGGTACATTTCAACGAGCTGAACAGCGAAGGGGTAAGCTCAGTTCTTGATGCCGTTGGTAAGGAATTGGAACAGGCAGGGGCCGGCAAACCGGGAGCCCTCCGGCAGGCGGCTGGTGAAATGCTGCTGCTGCTGAAGGAGCTGATGCACGGCAACGGGCTGGAGGACGACGGACTGGTAACGGAGCTTCCGCAGGAGGTGCTGCAGTCCGGCAGCAGCATGATTGCTTTTCTCAAGGGACTTTATACGGCGGGACTTGAGCAGCTGATCGGCCAGCGGAAGTTCAAGAACAAGCTGAATCTGGACGAGGTCCGGCAGTACATCGACGCCCATTTTGCCGAAGCGGTGACGCTGGAAGCGCTGGCGAGAGCCTTTTTTGTCAGCAAGGAATATTTAAGCAAGGTCTTTAAGCTGGAATATGGCTGCAATGTCACGGATTATATCCTGCATCTGCGCATGGAGAAGGCGAAGGCGTGGCTGGCGGAGGAGAGCATTCCGATCAAGACGGTGGCAGAGCTGTCCGGATACGAGGATGTGGGCTATTTTTACCGGGTATTCAAGAAGCATTACGGCATCGCTCCGGGTGAAATGAGGAAGCAGGGCAGCAGTTTAAAAATGTCCAATCCCAAAGGGTAA
- a CDS encoding ABC transporter substrate-binding protein has translation MNKMTKGVLCTMLTATMLAGCGSNNTNNTGAANDAGTGSSVAKSVTLKMFIAQPRFKEQYDNYIAQFVKKEKAEKNIDVTVQLEMPTADNASQILKTRLASNDAPDIFAIHAVNEIPSYYKAGYLEDLSDQPFVSKLLDSVKPSVTTTDGKVVALPLETLSWGYLYNKTIFAKYGLTPPTTLTELKAVTEKLKANNETPFVLSYKESWIPQLVLPLAVGGMVKTEDADFVDKMNKDEGSFTEMKAAIFDVFDLINENGTAKATEVGGDDGAAAFAAGQGAMWLMGPWYAETILKSNPDLDFGVAPLPINDNADATLINLSASTSLAVSPTSKNKEVALDFLNYVLDDTDSNGLFQAMKFNPVATVHTYEMYPWIAEATSYVKEGKSVQDPAIPQSVKDEVGKGLQAYYAGQMTQDDVLKALDKAWKSYNKVNK, from the coding sequence ATGAACAAAATGACCAAAGGTGTACTCTGCACAATGCTCACCGCTACTATGCTTGCAGGCTGCGGCAGCAATAATACTAATAATACAGGTGCTGCTAACGATGCCGGCACAGGCAGCAGTGTTGCCAAAAGCGTAACGCTGAAGATGTTCATCGCGCAGCCGCGTTTTAAAGAACAATACGATAATTACATTGCCCAGTTCGTTAAAAAAGAGAAGGCCGAGAAAAATATCGACGTTACCGTACAGCTGGAGATGCCGACGGCAGACAATGCCTCGCAGATCCTGAAAACGCGCCTTGCCTCAAACGATGCGCCGGATATTTTCGCTATCCATGCTGTAAATGAGATTCCGTCCTATTATAAAGCTGGGTATCTGGAAGACTTGTCAGATCAGCCGTTTGTCAGTAAGCTGCTGGACAGTGTGAAGCCTTCCGTAACCACTACTGACGGTAAAGTAGTAGCTCTCCCGCTGGAAACTTTATCCTGGGGCTACCTTTACAATAAAACGATCTTTGCCAAATACGGCCTTACGCCTCCAACAACGCTGACTGAGTTAAAAGCAGTTACCGAGAAGCTGAAAGCTAACAATGAGACACCTTTCGTGCTCTCCTATAAAGAGTCCTGGATTCCGCAGCTGGTGCTGCCGCTGGCTGTCGGGGGAATGGTAAAGACCGAAGATGCGGACTTCGTGGATAAAATGAACAAGGATGAGGGCTCATTCACCGAGATGAAGGCTGCAATCTTTGATGTGTTCGATCTGATTAACGAGAACGGTACAGCGAAGGCGACTGAGGTTGGCGGTGACGACGGTGCGGCTGCTTTTGCAGCAGGCCAGGGCGCGATGTGGCTGATGGGTCCATGGTACGCTGAAACGATCCTTAAGTCGAATCCTGATCTGGATTTTGGCGTAGCACCGCTGCCGATCAACGACAACGCTGACGCCACGCTGATCAACCTGAGTGCTTCGACTTCGCTGGCGGTATCGCCTACAAGCAAGAACAAGGAAGTAGCGCTTGATTTCCTGAACTATGTGCTGGATGACACGGACTCAAACGGCCTGTTCCAGGCAATGAAATTCAATCCGGTAGCTACTGTGCATACTTACGAAATGTATCCTTGGATCGCTGAAGCAACGTCTTATGTAAAAGAAGGGAAATCAGTACAGGATCCGGCTATTCCGCAGTCTGTGAAGGATGAAGTGGGTAAAGGGCTCCAGGCATACTACGCCGGACAAATGACGCAGGATGATGTGCTCAAGGCGCTCGACAAAGCGTGGAAATCCTACAACAAAGTAAATAAATAA
- a CDS encoding carbohydrate ABC transporter permease, translating into MPVNRYKHVVSLLAFVAPAFIIYSLFLLIPTIGGMYYSFTDWNGLNRDYSFIGLGNFVEALREDPDFVNSLLFTLKYVLFMIVLQNVFALVLAVFIETKTRTKGFFRTIFFMPNMISTIISAFMWTFVFSQVLPQLAEKTAISVLDQLWIGDPKVSFYSIIIVSLWNGVGYMMIIYLAALQGVPQSLKEAAVIDGASPFQTFRKVTLPMITHAVTICFFLTLNGAFKVFEVVYGLTGGGPGRSTQVITMNIYEEAFSNNFRYGYASAKSVILFIIILLFTFIQIGVMKRKEVEA; encoded by the coding sequence GTGCCGGTTAACAGATATAAACATGTTGTTTCACTGCTTGCTTTTGTCGCACCCGCATTTATCATTTACTCATTGTTTCTGCTGATTCCTACCATTGGCGGTATGTATTACAGCTTTACGGACTGGAATGGACTGAACCGCGATTATTCGTTTATCGGCCTCGGCAATTTCGTTGAAGCGCTGCGTGAAGATCCCGATTTTGTAAACTCGCTGCTGTTCACGTTGAAATATGTGCTGTTCATGATTGTGCTGCAAAATGTCTTCGCCCTTGTGCTTGCTGTATTTATTGAGACGAAAACGCGGACCAAGGGATTTTTCCGGACGATCTTCTTCATGCCGAATATGATCAGTACGATTATCAGTGCTTTTATGTGGACATTCGTGTTCTCCCAGGTACTGCCGCAGCTTGCCGAAAAAACCGCCATAAGCGTTCTCGACCAGCTGTGGATCGGGGACCCCAAGGTTTCCTTTTATTCGATCATTATCGTCTCGCTGTGGAACGGTGTCGGTTATATGATGATTATCTATCTGGCCGCCCTGCAGGGCGTGCCGCAAAGTCTTAAGGAAGCTGCGGTTATTGATGGAGCAAGTCCGTTCCAGACCTTCCGCAAGGTGACTCTGCCGATGATTACGCATGCGGTAACGATCTGTTTCTTCCTTACGCTGAACGGGGCGTTCAAGGTGTTTGAAGTGGTATACGGGCTTACCGGCGGCGGTCCGGGACGCAGTACGCAGGTTATCACGATGAATATTTATGAGGAGGCATTCTCCAACAACTTCCGCTACGGGTATGCCAGCGCCAAATCGGTGATCCTGTTCATTATTATTCTGCTCTTTACCTTTATCCAGATTGGCGTCATGAAGAGAAAAGAGGTGGAGGCATGA
- a CDS encoding carbohydrate ABC transporter permease, producing MRLRKSASLFITLFLTIGAVISFFPIYLAIINSLKTQGEMFASFTALPTKLHFENYAHAFEQINLLGSTINSVIVSVIGIGGIIFCAALAGYKLSRTSGRLSAAIFSLFIASMLVPFHSIMIPLTRMAKNLHVSGSTYGLALIYIGLGVNMAIFLYHGFVKSIPRELEEAARIDGCGEFQTFFRIIFPLLLPITVTIAILDFLWIWNDFLLPLLMLTDSTKYTLILSTNTLFGEYNKEWSLILAALVLTALPVIIIYGFFQKFIMQGIAEGAIKG from the coding sequence ATGAGACTTAGAAAAAGCGCTTCGCTGTTCATTACCTTGTTCCTTACCATCGGGGCAGTCATTTCTTTCTTTCCGATCTATCTGGCGATTATCAATTCGCTCAAAACCCAAGGGGAAATGTTCGCATCCTTCACGGCGCTGCCGACGAAGCTGCATTTCGAGAACTATGCCCACGCTTTTGAGCAGATCAATCTGCTGGGCAGCACCATCAACTCGGTAATTGTCTCGGTCATCGGGATTGGAGGCATTATCTTCTGCGCAGCTCTGGCCGGCTATAAGCTGTCCCGGACCAGCGGCAGACTGAGTGCGGCGATCTTCTCGCTGTTCATCGCCTCGATGCTGGTGCCGTTCCACTCCATCATGATCCCGCTGACCCGGATGGCCAAAAACCTGCATGTCAGCGGCAGCACCTACGGTCTGGCTCTGATCTATATCGGCCTTGGCGTGAACATGGCGATTTTCCTGTATCATGGCTTTGTGAAGTCCATTCCCCGGGAGCTGGAGGAAGCGGCGCGGATTGACGGCTGCGGTGAATTCCAGACATTCTTCCGGATTATTTTCCCGCTGCTGCTGCCGATTACAGTAACGATTGCGATTCTCGACTTCCTGTGGATCTGGAATGACTTCCTGCTGCCGCTGCTGATGCTGACCGATTCTACTAAATACACGCTGATCTTATCTACCAATACGCTGTTCGGGGAGTACAATAAGGAATGGTCGCTCATTCTCGCGGCTTTGGTATTGACAGCGCTTCCTGTTATTATTATCTATGGATTCTTTCAGAAGTTTATTATGCAGGGAATTGCCGAAGGGGCAATTAAAGGCTAA
- a CDS encoding beta-galactosidase: MNQLRYGVAYYDEYMPYERLDEDIAMMKAAGINTVRIAESTWSTHEPQNGVFDFTSVDRVLDAMHTAGIGVIVGTPTYAVPTWLVKEHPEVLAVTADGPGKYGARQIMDITSPAYLFHSERIIRKLISRVCKHPAVIGYQTDNETKYYGTAGDNVQLRFVKYMREKFGTLDVINERFGLDYWSNRINAWEDFPSVVGTINGSLGAEFARFQRGLVTDFLAWQVSLVNEYKQPGQFVTQNFDFEWRGHSYGVQPSVDHFAAAEAFDIAGVDIYHPSQHELTGTEISFGGDMTRSLKRSNYLVLETQAQAFPNWTPYPGQLRQQAFSHLSSGANMVAYWHWHSIHNSIETYWKGLLSHDFQPNPVYDEAKTIGHDFARLSESLVNLRKENKVAVMVSNEALTALEWFKLPDGRTYNDVVRWLYDALYRMNIECDFIQPSCTELSRYSLIVVPALYAAPDEALERLNEYVRQGGHAVYSFKSGFADDTVKVRTAVQPGVISEACGIRYSLFVTPHEVRLRSEHPEIIVAADDSGNEAWMELITAEDAEVLLHYDHPHWGQYAAVTRNRYGSGTATYIGCMTSRELLSSILKNVLQESGLWGAEQELAFPLIVKTGVNPHNETVRYYFNYSDAPQSFVYPHGVAAELLSGKEIQSGEQVDLEAWGVRIMLEAGS, translated from the coding sequence ATGAATCAGTTACGCTACGGAGTCGCTTATTACGACGAGTATATGCCCTATGAGAGATTAGATGAAGATATAGCCATGATGAAGGCGGCCGGCATCAACACGGTCCGGATCGCGGAATCCACCTGGAGTACACATGAACCGCAAAATGGGGTCTTTGACTTCACCTCCGTGGACCGTGTGCTGGATGCTATGCACACTGCAGGAATTGGCGTTATTGTCGGGACACCGACCTATGCTGTTCCCACCTGGCTCGTGAAAGAACATCCGGAGGTGCTTGCGGTAACGGCAGACGGCCCCGGCAAATACGGCGCCCGGCAGATTATGGACATCACAAGCCCGGCCTATCTGTTCCACTCAGAGCGGATTATCCGTAAGCTGATCAGCCGGGTGTGCAAGCATCCGGCGGTTATCGGCTACCAGACCGACAATGAGACGAAGTATTACGGGACCGCCGGGGATAACGTGCAGCTGCGCTTCGTCAAATATATGCGCGAGAAATTCGGCACGCTGGACGTAATCAACGAAAGATTCGGGCTGGATTACTGGAGCAACCGGATCAATGCGTGGGAGGACTTCCCCTCGGTGGTCGGAACGATCAACGGCAGCCTGGGTGCGGAATTCGCCCGCTTTCAGCGCGGCCTGGTGACGGATTTCCTCGCCTGGCAGGTATCACTGGTGAACGAATACAAGCAGCCTGGCCAATTTGTTACACAGAACTTTGATTTTGAATGGCGCGGGCATTCGTATGGCGTGCAGCCTTCGGTGGACCATTTTGCCGCAGCCGAAGCCTTTGATATTGCCGGTGTTGATATTTATCATCCCTCGCAGCATGAGCTGACCGGAACGGAAATCTCCTTCGGCGGGGATATGACGCGGTCCCTGAAGCGCAGCAACTATCTGGTACTGGAGACGCAGGCGCAGGCTTTCCCGAATTGGACGCCATATCCGGGGCAGCTGCGGCAGCAGGCGTTCAGCCATCTGTCCTCGGGGGCGAACATGGTCGCCTACTGGCACTGGCATTCGATCCACAACTCTATTGAAACTTACTGGAAAGGGCTGCTCAGCCATGATTTCCAGCCGAACCCGGTGTATGATGAGGCGAAGACAATCGGCCATGATTTTGCCCGGTTAAGTGAGTCACTGGTGAACCTGCGCAAGGAGAATAAGGTTGCCGTGATGGTCAGCAACGAAGCGCTGACGGCGCTGGAATGGTTCAAGCTGCCTGACGGAAGAACTTACAACGATGTGGTGCGCTGGCTGTATGATGCCCTGTACCGCATGAATATCGAATGCGACTTCATTCAGCCTTCCTGCACAGAGCTCTCGCGCTATAGCCTGATCGTTGTACCGGCACTGTATGCCGCGCCGGATGAGGCGCTGGAACGGCTGAATGAGTATGTGCGGCAGGGCGGACATGCCGTTTATTCCTTCAAAAGCGGCTTTGCCGACGATACCGTCAAGGTGCGTACGGCGGTGCAGCCGGGGGTGATCAGCGAAGCCTGTGGGATCCGCTACAGCCTGTTTGTCACTCCGCATGAGGTGCGGCTGCGCAGTGAGCATCCGGAGATCATCGTTGCCGCTGATGACAGTGGCAACGAAGCCTGGATGGAACTGATCACTGCGGAGGACGCAGAGGTCCTGCTGCATTATGATCATCCGCACTGGGGGCAATATGCCGCTGTAACCCGGAACCGCTACGGCAGCGGGACGGCGACTTATATCGGCTGCATGACCAGCAGGGAGCTGCTCAGCAGTATTCTAAAGAATGTGCTCCAGGAATCCGGATTATGGGGAGCAGAACAGGAGCTGGCATTTCCGCTGATCGTCAAAACAGGTGTGAATCCGCACAACGAGACCGTCCGCTATTATTTCAATTACAGCGATGCCCCGCAGTCATTCGTATATCCGCATGGTGTTGCCGCGGAACTGCTGTCCGGCAAGGAGATCCAGTCCGGAGAGCAGGTTGATCTGGAAGCCTGGGGGGTAAGGATTATGCTGGAGGCTGGAAGCTGA
- a CDS encoding DMT family transporter, which produces MSKSSKAWLQIAGAACFEVAWVIGLKHASAPWEWGITVLAILISFYVLISASRTLPAGTVYAVFVGLGTTGTVLADMLWFGEPFRMLKVVLIILLLAGVIGLKLTTSDGPKEQIKEVS; this is translated from the coding sequence ATGAGCAAGAGCAGTAAGGCATGGCTACAAATCGCAGGCGCCGCCTGCTTCGAGGTCGCATGGGTGATCGGGCTGAAGCACGCATCCGCGCCGTGGGAATGGGGGATTACAGTGCTGGCCATTCTCATAAGTTTTTATGTTCTGATCTCTGCCAGCAGGACTCTGCCAGCGGGTACGGTATACGCGGTATTTGTCGGGCTCGGCACCACCGGAACTGTGCTGGCGGATATGCTCTGGTTCGGGGAGCCATTTCGTATGCTGAAGGTGGTATTGATAATCCTTCTGCTGGCCGGGGTTATCGGGTTAAAGCTGACTACCAGTGACGGGCCGAAAGAACAGATCAAGGAGGTGTCCTAA
- a CDS encoding DMT family transporter: MDWLMLIGAGLSEMIGVGMMAKLQTHRSWRTLSLLILGFGASFVLLSLAMRTLPMGTAYAIWTGIGASGGAVLGMLFYGESREMRRILCIVMILGAAIGLKLVA; encoded by the coding sequence ATGGACTGGCTGATGCTGATTGGTGCGGGACTCAGCGAAATGATCGGGGTGGGGATGATGGCGAAGCTGCAAACGCACCGCAGCTGGCGGACCCTTTCCCTGCTGATCTTAGGATTTGGCGCCAGCTTTGTGCTGCTGTCGCTGGCCATGCGGACACTGCCGATGGGCACGGCTTATGCCATCTGGACCGGGATCGGCGCTTCCGGCGGAGCAGTCCTTGGCATGTTATTCTATGGCGAATCCCGGGAGATGCGGCGGATACTCTGCATTGTGATGATTCTCGGTGCTGCAATAGGATTGAAACTGGTTGCCTAA
- a CDS encoding aldo/keto reductase produces the protein MNNSTHNRIKLQDGASVPRIGQGTWFMGEDAANRAEEIAALRLGVELGMNLIDTAEMYGDGRSEELVGEAIRGIRDDVFLVSKVYPYNAGQGSLIRSCEDSLKRLGTDHLDLYLLHWRGNVPLEETVEGMEALVAAGKIKRWGVSNLDTEDMKELLRIPGGEHCAVNQVLYHLGSRGIEHELLAWERSHKIPVMAYSPLAQAGSLRKGLTENETVQDIALKHGVTPLQIMLAWSIRDGDVIAIPKAASRQHVAENAAAAQIRLSDDELWMLDEAFPQPAWRVPLDMI, from the coding sequence ATGAACAATAGCACTCACAACCGGATTAAGCTGCAGGACGGCGCTTCTGTCCCGAGAATCGGACAGGGCACCTGGTTTATGGGCGAGGATGCAGCGAACCGTGCCGAGGAAATCGCAGCCCTGCGCCTGGGTGTGGAACTTGGCATGAACCTGATCGATACCGCTGAAATGTACGGGGACGGACGTTCCGAAGAGCTGGTCGGCGAAGCTATCCGCGGGATCCGTGATGATGTGTTTCTGGTCTCCAAGGTGTATCCGTATAATGCCGGACAAGGGTCGCTTATCCGCAGCTGCGAAGACAGCCTGAAACGTCTGGGCACTGATCATCTGGATCTGTATCTGCTGCACTGGCGGGGCAATGTCCCCCTGGAAGAAACCGTTGAAGGCATGGAGGCCCTGGTAGCTGCCGGCAAAATTAAACGCTGGGGCGTCTCCAACCTGGATACGGAGGATATGAAAGAGCTGCTCAGGATTCCCGGCGGGGAGCACTGTGCAGTGAATCAGGTGCTCTATCATCTGGGTTCACGCGGTATTGAGCATGAACTGCTGGCCTGGGAAAGAAGCCACAAGATACCCGTAATGGCCTATTCCCCTTTAGCACAGGCGGGCAGCCTGCGTAAGGGTCTTACCGAGAACGAGACTGTTCAGGATATCGCCTTGAAGCACGGGGTAACCCCGCTGCAGATCATGTTAGCCTGGAGCATCCGTGACGGCGATGTCATTGCCATTCCCAAGGCGGCTTCCCGCCAGCATGTCGCCGAGAATGCGGCGGCAGCGCAGATCAGGCTAAGCGATGATGAGCTGTGGATGCTGGATGAGGCATTCCCGCAGCCGGCCTGGAGAGTTCCGCTGGATATGATTTGA
- a CDS encoding spore germination protein, whose translation MKGISLMKLRRPFRYNSKASAAQQVQDASQPQDAANHQSMVLDKDLQQNIHQIRAIYAKSSDIIYRSFYIEGQTKAILIYIDGLSDSAGIEKNVITPLMHEINGEITAISQLAERKISAAQAIPFTTFGECVSYLANGLPVLILDQEATGLAFGLNKWEKRSIEEPAAESGIRGPREGFTETLRINTSLIRRIVKSPLLKMETMKIGGYTQTNVVIAYIEGLAEENLVEEVTTRLKRIRIDGILESGYIEELIEDMPLSPFPQLMSTERPDVACANLLEGRVAILVEGTPFVLIAPITLFSLLQSPEDYYQRFWVSTAMRWLRYLFTLNSLLLPSLYVAILTFHQEMVPGALLISMAASREAVPFPAFIEALMMEVTFEALREAGVRLPKQIGSAVSIVGALVIGQAAVQAGLVSAPMVIVVAITGISSFMIPRYIAGIVIRLLRFPLIFLAGSLGLLGIMMGIIAIVLHLCSLRSFGVPYLSSVSTSKMREMKDMLIRAPWWMMDTRPHLTGDYNEYRQASNQKPGPERSE comes from the coding sequence ATGAAGGGAATATCGCTAATGAAGCTGCGCAGACCGTTTAGGTATAACAGTAAAGCATCTGCTGCCCAACAAGTGCAAGACGCTTCTCAACCGCAAGACGCCGCTAATCATCAGTCTATGGTGCTAGATAAGGATTTGCAGCAAAATATCCATCAGATCCGGGCGATTTATGCCAAAAGTTCGGATATCATTTACCGCTCCTTTTATATCGAAGGCCAGACAAAAGCAATTCTGATCTATATTGACGGCCTGTCGGACTCCGCCGGGATCGAAAAAAATGTGATCACCCCTCTCATGCATGAGATCAACGGGGAGATCACTGCCATTAGCCAGCTGGCGGAGCGGAAAATTTCAGCAGCTCAAGCAATACCCTTTACCACCTTCGGGGAATGTGTCAGCTATTTAGCGAATGGTCTGCCGGTGCTTATCCTGGATCAGGAAGCCACCGGTCTCGCTTTCGGATTGAACAAGTGGGAAAAACGCTCCATTGAAGAACCTGCGGCGGAGTCAGGCATCCGCGGGCCCCGCGAGGGCTTTACGGAAACGCTGCGGATCAATACTTCCCTGATCCGCCGGATCGTAAAGAGTCCTCTGCTCAAAATGGAAACGATGAAAATCGGCGGGTATACCCAAACGAATGTTGTCATTGCTTACATTGAAGGGCTGGCTGAGGAGAATCTGGTTGAAGAAGTCACCACCCGGCTGAAACGCATCCGTATCGACGGCATTTTGGAAAGCGGATATATTGAAGAGCTGATTGAGGACATGCCCTTATCACCATTTCCGCAGCTGATGTCGACAGAACGCCCTGATGTAGCCTGTGCAAATTTACTGGAAGGGCGGGTAGCGATACTGGTAGAAGGAACTCCTTTCGTGTTAATCGCACCCATAACCCTTTTTTCCTTACTGCAGTCCCCTGAGGATTATTATCAGCGTTTCTGGGTAAGCACCGCTATGCGGTGGCTTCGGTATCTGTTTACACTGAATTCATTGTTGCTTCCTTCTCTTTATGTAGCGATTCTGACCTTTCATCAAGAAATGGTGCCGGGTGCCCTGCTGATCAGTATGGCTGCCTCCCGGGAAGCTGTACCTTTCCCTGCTTTTATCGAAGCTCTGATGATGGAAGTGACCTTTGAAGCGCTTCGGGAGGCAGGCGTCCGCTTACCTAAACAGATCGGTTCTGCTGTCAGCATTGTCGGGGCCCTTGTCATCGGCCAGGCAGCAGTACAAGCTGGTCTGGTCTCAGCGCCGATGGTCATTGTTGTAGCGATTACCGGGATCTCTTCATTCATGATCCCGCGCTACATTGCGGGTATTGTAATCAGGCTCCTGCGTTTTCCGTTAATTTTCCTCGCGGGATCGCTGGGACTGCTAGGCATAATGATGGGGATCATCGCTATTGTCCTTCATTTGTGCAGTCTGCGTTCGTTCGGTGTCCCTTATTTGTCCTCTGTCTCTACATCTAAGATGCGGGAAATGAAGGACATGCTGATCCGGGCGCCCTGGTGGATGATGGATACGCGGCCTCACCTTACAGGCGACTACAACGAATACCGGCAGGCTTCCAATCAAAAACCGGGACCAGAACGCAGCGAATAG
- a CDS encoding Ger(x)C family spore germination protein, with protein sequence MKISIKSCILLSLLVFLEGCWDRTELNDLALVTAMSFDKGEHNEIITTVQIVIPQNQGSGGSSGGVSGGAPHKTTIRSGAGVNISDSLSKLQQKTPRKLFWGQCKIFIFSEDIAKTGIRDEFDFLARHPQPRERANIFVSKGKAAQTLELFPPIENSSSEVLQKLTDFKIGYKVTLQELSKMLKGEAGAAAIPIVLILPKAESAEPFQTIPYVMGTALFKKDKMISQISGKTTHGVKWILNEVDEFTVTFKVAGNEGLVSLKPVKAKVKLLPQIVDGKWKMKIQVKATGSIIQNGTAMDSTNPALLKKMETAFEQDIKVRIEQALIEVQHKNKTDILGFAEAFHRKFPQQWEKNKERWDELFPGVEVSIDVAASILRSGLINAPGGIPEDEVVAK encoded by the coding sequence GTGAAAATAAGCATTAAATCCTGTATTTTACTGTCCCTGCTGGTATTCCTGGAAGGCTGTTGGGACCGTACGGAGCTTAACGATTTGGCACTTGTTACGGCGATGAGTTTCGATAAAGGGGAGCATAACGAGATTATAACAACTGTACAAATCGTCATTCCGCAAAATCAAGGCAGTGGCGGCTCGTCGGGTGGAGTGTCCGGAGGAGCACCTCATAAAACAACGATCCGTAGCGGGGCTGGAGTCAATATTTCCGATTCCTTATCGAAACTCCAACAAAAAACACCGCGCAAACTGTTTTGGGGACAGTGTAAAATCTTCATTTTCAGTGAAGACATCGCGAAAACAGGAATAAGAGATGAATTCGATTTTTTGGCCCGTCATCCGCAGCCCAGAGAGCGGGCGAATATTTTTGTTAGTAAGGGCAAAGCGGCGCAGACGCTTGAATTGTTTCCACCGATCGAAAATAGTTCATCTGAGGTGCTGCAGAAATTAACGGACTTTAAAATTGGCTATAAAGTAACCTTGCAAGAACTGAGCAAAATGCTGAAGGGAGAAGCAGGGGCAGCTGCGATCCCAATCGTCTTAATACTTCCTAAAGCGGAATCGGCTGAACCGTTTCAAACGATTCCTTATGTCATGGGAACAGCTCTTTTTAAAAAGGATAAGATGATCAGCCAGATATCGGGAAAAACAACGCACGGTGTGAAGTGGATCTTAAATGAGGTCGATGAATTTACGGTGACTTTCAAAGTGGCTGGAAACGAGGGCCTGGTGTCCTTAAAGCCGGTTAAAGCCAAGGTCAAGCTCCTTCCCCAAATTGTTGACGGCAAGTGGAAGATGAAGATCCAGGTGAAAGCTACCGGCAGCATCATTCAGAATGGTACTGCGATGGATTCAACGAATCCCGCGTTATTGAAGAAGATGGAGACAGCGTTCGAGCAAGATATAAAAGTACGCATCGAGCAGGCGCTTATAGAAGTTCAGCACAAAAACAAGACGGATATCCTGGGCTTCGCCGAGGCCTTTCACCGGAAATTTCCGCAGCAATGGGAGAAAAACAAAGAACGCTGGGATGAGCTTTTTCCCGGTGTTGAAGTCTCGATTGATGTTGCGGCGTCGATACTGCGTTCTGGGCTGATCAACGCCCCCGGAGGAATCCCTGAAGATGAGGTGGTGGCGAAATGA